In Nakamurella alba, a single genomic region encodes these proteins:
- a CDS encoding TrmH family RNA methyltransferase: MTAADGPGADLPGPTEWVTGEPVGVGPHPRPWPDDARLDPELLSSGDARNVVDAYRYWRREAIVADLDARRHPFEVAIENFGHDANIGTVVRTANAFLAARVHIVGRRRWNRRGAMVTDRYQHVHHHPDVDALLTDAAGRGLTVVAVDNVPGAVPLETTELPRDCLLVFGAESGGITDPTRQGAALTVSIAQFGSTRSVNAGVAAGIAMHAWIRTHADLRTAW, from the coding sequence GTGACTGCCGCGGACGGTCCCGGGGCGGACCTCCCCGGACCGACCGAGTGGGTCACCGGCGAACCGGTCGGCGTCGGCCCGCACCCGCGGCCCTGGCCGGACGACGCGCGGCTGGACCCGGAGCTGCTGTCGAGCGGTGACGCCCGCAACGTCGTCGACGCGTACCGGTACTGGCGGCGGGAGGCGATCGTCGCCGACCTGGACGCCCGGCGGCACCCGTTCGAGGTGGCCATCGAGAACTTCGGCCACGACGCCAACATCGGCACGGTCGTGCGCACGGCGAACGCGTTCCTCGCGGCCCGGGTGCACATCGTCGGGCGGCGCCGGTGGAACCGCCGCGGCGCCATGGTCACCGACCGGTACCAGCACGTGCACCACCACCCCGACGTCGACGCCCTTCTCACCGACGCCGCGGGCCGCGGCCTCACCGTGGTCGCGGTGGACAACGTGCCCGGCGCGGTGCCGCTGGAGACGACCGAACTGCCGCGCGACTGCCTGCTGGTGTTCGGCGCCGAGTCCGGCGGGATCACCGATCCGACCCGGCAGGGCGCGGCACTGACTGTGTCCATCGCCCAGTTCGGGTCCACCCGGTCGGTCAACGCCGGGGTCGCGGCCGGCATCGCCATGCACGCCTGGATCCGGACCCACGCGGACCTGCGCACCGCCTGGTGA
- a CDS encoding SigE family RNA polymerase sigma factor, whose translation MPPGPAGGSPDHSGSDYSEAVVERTLGTLAQLNPAIAEPAAPPDAPLTIDDLYRSHRMGMVRLAILLVDDQASAEDVVQEAFAGLFRNWDGLRDSAAAIGYLRTAVVNGSRSMLRRRRTARAYVPPHAGTARSAESLAMLTAEHQAVVAALGDLAPRQREVLVLRYYGGLSEAEIAEATGLSKGTVKSTASRAVAKLGDIMRAR comes from the coding sequence ATGCCCCCCGGGCCCGCCGGCGGCTCCCCCGACCATTCCGGCTCCGATTACTCAGAGGCCGTCGTCGAGCGCACCCTCGGCACCCTGGCCCAGCTCAACCCGGCGATCGCGGAGCCCGCCGCACCGCCGGACGCGCCGCTGACCATCGACGACCTCTACCGCAGCCACCGGATGGGGATGGTCCGGCTGGCGATCCTGCTGGTGGACGACCAGGCCAGCGCGGAGGACGTGGTGCAGGAGGCGTTCGCCGGCCTGTTCCGGAACTGGGACGGGCTGCGCGACAGCGCCGCCGCCATCGGCTACCTGCGCACCGCGGTGGTCAACGGCTCCCGGTCGATGCTGCGCCGCCGGCGCACCGCCCGCGCCTACGTCCCGCCGCACGCCGGCACCGCGCGTTCCGCCGAGTCGCTCGCGATGCTGACCGCCGAGCACCAGGCGGTGGTCGCCGCCCTCGGCGACCTGGCCCCGCGGCAGCGCGAGGTACTGGTGCTGCGCTACTACGGCGGACTGTCCGAGGCGGAGATCGCCGAGGCCACCGGGCTGTCCAAGGGCACGGTGAAGTCGACGGCCAGCCGCGCGGTCGCCAAGCTCGGCGACATCATGCGGGCCCGCTGA
- a CDS encoding VTT domain-containing protein, with product MTTSEMSILPSWLDPEVILNGAGPWATAVVMAILFAECGLLIGFFLPGDTLLFIAGLLVATGTLDVNIWLFLALLWVAAFVGNMVGYWIGRKVGPAVFKRPDAKFLKPEYIEKSEAFFAKYGKITVVLARFVPIVRTVATVMAGASKMDAKIFTLYSAIGGALWVGIVTLAGYFLGRIDFIAENVDLIFVGAVVIVVLMSAIPALLHLRQRRRRAAER from the coding sequence GTGACCACCTCCGAGATGTCGATCCTCCCGAGCTGGCTGGACCCTGAGGTGATCCTCAACGGGGCAGGCCCCTGGGCCACAGCTGTCGTCATGGCCATCCTGTTCGCCGAGTGCGGTCTGCTCATCGGCTTCTTCCTGCCCGGCGACACCCTGTTGTTCATCGCAGGACTTCTCGTGGCCACAGGCACCCTGGATGTCAACATCTGGCTCTTCCTCGCCCTGCTCTGGGTGGCCGCCTTCGTGGGCAACATGGTCGGCTACTGGATCGGCCGCAAGGTCGGACCGGCAGTGTTCAAGCGACCGGACGCCAAGTTCCTCAAGCCGGAGTACATCGAGAAGTCCGAGGCGTTCTTCGCCAAGTACGGCAAGATCACCGTGGTGCTGGCGCGGTTCGTGCCGATCGTGCGCACTGTCGCGACCGTCATGGCCGGCGCCTCCAAGATGGACGCCAAGATCTTCACCCTGTACTCCGCCATCGGCGGCGCGCTGTGGGTGGGCATTGTCACCCTGGCCGGCTACTTCCTCGGCCGGATCGACTTCATCGCCGAGAACGTCGACCTGATCTTCGTCGGCGCCGTGGTCATCGTGGTGCTGATGTCCGCGATCCCGGCCCTGCTGCACCTGCGGCAGCGCCGGCGCCGCGCCGCCGAGCGCTGA